A single genomic interval of Macadamia integrifolia cultivar HAES 741 chromosome 6, SCU_Mint_v3, whole genome shotgun sequence harbors:
- the LOC122082139 gene encoding putative invertase inhibitor gives MRQSLSFFSSPVFFFLVILFLAKVDADIVNETCKKASQVDKELQYDLCVAALRQDPKSHSADLSGLWIISANLVKDNTTKISSRIEELLKSDPDVKGCLRECKLHYSIAELNTKRAIESFESKNYKDANVAVSAALTDATTCEDAFKESGLKSLLIAEYNSYCQLCSIALDIGSFFI, from the coding sequence ATGAGACAATCCTTGtctttcttctcctcccctGTATTCTTCTTTCTGGTCATTCTATTTCTAGCCAAGGTTGATGCTGATATCGTCAATGAAACATGTAAAAAAGCTTCTCAGGTTGACAAGGAGCTCCAATATGACTTGTGCGTTGCGGCTCTTAGACAAGATCCCAAGAGCCACAGTGCAGATCTCTCAGGGCTATGGATCATCTCAGCAAATTTAGTCAAAGACAATACAACAAAGATTAGTTCACGGATTGAGGAGCTCTTGAAATCCGATCCAGATGTTAAGGGTTGCTTGCGGGAATGTAAGTTGCATTACTCTATAGCGGAGCTTAATACAAAACGTGCAATTGAATCCTTCGAATCTAAGAATTACAAGGATGCTAATGTTGCTGTGAGTGCCGCGTTAACCGATGCTACGACTTGTGAAGACGCGTTTAAGGAGAGTGGCCTAAAATCGCTTTTGATAGCAGAGTATAATTCTTACTGCCAGCTTTGTTCAATTGCGCTGGATATTGGCTCTTTTTTTATATGA